Proteins found in one Labrenzia sp. VG12 genomic segment:
- a CDS encoding ABC transporter ATP-binding protein, with amino-acid sequence MTNSPAITLKNVQLTLGEGAGRVHILKGIDLDIEKGTSVGLVGPSGSGKSTLLMVMAGLERADEGSVNVAGSELGPLSEDQLARFRGRNVGIIFQSFHLVPNMTALENVAVPLELAGDPAAFDKARAELEAVGLGHRLSHYPAQLSGGEQQRVAVARALVVEPEILIADEPTGNLDDSTGSQIVDLMFSAQKSRGTTLVLVTHDPNLAAKCDRMIRVRSGEIEEAHAAAPQEVPA; translated from the coding sequence ATGACAAATTCGCCCGCAATCACCCTCAAAAATGTGCAACTGACACTCGGCGAGGGAGCGGGCCGTGTCCATATCCTCAAGGGCATCGACCTGGACATCGAAAAGGGAACCTCCGTTGGTCTTGTCGGACCGTCTGGCTCGGGCAAGTCGACCTTGCTGATGGTCATGGCCGGGCTGGAGCGGGCCGATGAAGGCTCGGTCAACGTGGCCGGATCGGAACTCGGACCGCTGTCGGAAGACCAGCTGGCGCGCTTCCGGGGCCGCAATGTCGGCATCATCTTCCAGTCTTTCCATCTCGTGCCCAACATGACCGCGCTGGAAAATGTTGCCGTGCCTCTGGAACTTGCCGGCGATCCTGCGGCCTTCGACAAGGCCCGGGCGGAACTGGAAGCCGTCGGCCTCGGTCACCGCCTCTCCCACTATCCTGCCCAGCTGTCGGGCGGCGAGCAGCAGCGTGTTGCCGTGGCAAGGGCGCTGGTGGTGGAGCCTGAAATCCTGATTGCGGACGAACCCACGGGCAATCTTGACGATTCCACGGGAAGCCAGATCGTCGACCTGATGTTTTCCGCGCAAAAATCCCGCGGCACGACGCTGGTGCTGGTCACGCATGATCCAAACCTGGCGGCTAAATGCGACCGCATGATCCGGGTGCGGTCCGGTGAAATCGAAGAGGCGCACGCAGCAGCACCGCAAGAGGTGCCGGCATGA